From one Streptomyces sp. Q6 genomic stretch:
- a CDS encoding S8 family serine peptidase, producing MRHVPGRGRPTLAIAVTVLALLAGAAPSATAAPAAPAAPNASAASARDVLASLDDQELRALHRTASLNLGGLHVTDRKALKSAQPVDVIVQLDTPPARTARLLAATRGHSLSADAAEAAVGTAQKRFRGRLHAMMGAQDATVRRAYTHSFDGVNVRLPGNRVADLLDQDGVTAVWPDTEVKATATTEAPSTPATEKENADAQGLARLHDEGLTGKGVKVGIIDTGIDYRHPDLKAAYAGGHDFVDDDDDPMETTYADWKASGKAETNYGSPYYTEHGTHVAGIVAGRGDSGTERAAHGVAPGASVYAYRALGPYGMGYTSDILAAMDRAAKDGMDVVNMSLGATLNDPLTPQAVAADNLVLAGITTVIAAGNSGPDAKTLGTPGAAALPLTVGAHDAPLTLPSYTLTAGGSGVEGRLLAQPYGDGLDQLTDGAGLDVVDVATGTAAGYTGKDVTGKAVRIVRGAVPLDEKVRRAKTKGAAAVLLVNDDADEGHIPYYLGESAAYVPTFSVSAADGPALTGHVTFTTAGTFRLGGEGLADFSSRGPVYGTGAIKPEITAPGVSILSSVPADTVTPGSDDYTYAYARLSGTSMATPYVAGVAALMLQDDPDRTPDDIKTALMNTARPLPGDVSVFEAGAGAVDAYDAVHTTTALTVPATTPITEDDGTFGELDQRTGALDLGLLPVGETTDLRRRLLLTNKAAAPARYSVDVAFTRGSGSSGDARAAGIRLTPDRDTVTVGAHGKATVRTALHVPDDAPAAYYEGVVTLTPAKGTALHVLRVPFGLRVGKSGFAEIDMTKPVMSTGRASDEGSVGGGAVTFDLRMAGQLRSVDVFLADADGKDLGYIGGVGTVGLTEGVLYGPATVGGWYLPFTGRDDMPLDPRGRWVEDGHYKLRIVGTDGFGHTDTALRDIYVDEHTPSYEDAYGAADPAHPTVVERPADATSFAVAGTLKDSETDAIRAAGLDIGQDDNVLYYSLYSPLAPNGSTRPDAQGRVSTSIALPKGPPTNYVKLWPTDAAGNIGAVRSINLIADDKAYVVGDASTAQARAGDTVTYTLTAHDLKHWKSFSSQIRYDDRNLDVVAVEPTAELAAHDPSAIRSTDVSAGSSSSTTLSFDVGDTDGLTADAMPLVTVTYKVKEGVWAASAGLGTGTTSAVDTAGVKVPLNIQFYGGVRKLNATSSFSARPAAQALLTKGSAFDTARDYSADGIEASLTAPDGTRHTLTADTAARMGADSLAPSGKPYRFTVKVPGHFTWSEDIDLAAHVDGGLAGTVAHSEAALVAGDVNGDDVIDVRDAALVHAARGTADRAADIDHNGTVDARDLAWVVENYLRQNSMTDQVTAPVRKVHGKSLADYVRLM from the coding sequence ATGCGGCACGTTCCCGGACGCGGGCGCCCCACCCTTGCGATCGCGGTCACCGTCCTCGCCCTGCTCGCCGGGGCGGCGCCCTCAGCGACAGCCGCACCAGCCGCCCCGGCCGCCCCGAACGCGTCCGCGGCGAGCGCCCGCGACGTGCTCGCCTCGCTCGACGACCAGGAGTTGCGGGCGCTGCACCGTACGGCCTCCCTGAACCTCGGGGGCCTGCACGTCACGGACCGGAAGGCGCTGAAGTCCGCCCAACCCGTGGACGTCATCGTGCAGTTGGACACGCCGCCCGCCCGCACGGCCCGACTGCTCGCCGCCACGCGCGGCCACAGCCTGAGCGCGGACGCCGCCGAAGCGGCCGTGGGCACGGCACAGAAGCGGTTCCGCGGACGCCTCCACGCCATGATGGGCGCGCAGGACGCCACGGTGCGCCGCGCCTACACCCACAGCTTCGACGGGGTGAACGTGCGGCTGCCCGGAAATCGCGTCGCCGACCTCCTCGACCAGGACGGCGTGACGGCGGTCTGGCCCGACACCGAGGTCAAGGCCACCGCCACGACCGAGGCACCCTCAACTCCCGCCACGGAAAAGGAGAATGCCGACGCCCAAGGTCTCGCCCGCCTGCACGACGAGGGCCTCACCGGCAAGGGCGTCAAGGTCGGCATCATCGACACCGGCATCGACTACCGGCACCCTGACCTGAAGGCGGCCTACGCCGGCGGCCACGACTTCGTGGACGACGACGACGATCCGATGGAGACCACGTACGCCGACTGGAAGGCGTCCGGCAAGGCGGAGACCAACTACGGCTCCCCCTACTACACCGAGCACGGCACCCACGTCGCGGGCATCGTCGCCGGACGGGGCGACAGCGGCACGGAGCGCGCCGCGCACGGCGTCGCCCCGGGCGCCTCCGTCTACGCGTACCGGGCGCTCGGCCCGTACGGCATGGGGTACACCAGCGACATCCTCGCCGCGATGGACCGCGCGGCGAAGGACGGCATGGACGTCGTCAACATGTCGCTCGGCGCGACCCTGAACGACCCGCTCACCCCGCAGGCCGTCGCCGCCGACAACCTCGTCCTCGCCGGGATCACCACCGTCATCGCCGCCGGGAACAGCGGCCCCGACGCGAAGACCCTGGGCACGCCGGGCGCCGCCGCCCTGCCCCTCACCGTCGGCGCCCACGACGCGCCGCTGACCCTGCCGTCGTACACGCTCACCGCGGGCGGCTCCGGCGTCGAGGGCCGGCTGCTCGCCCAGCCGTACGGCGACGGCCTCGACCAGCTCACCGACGGCGCCGGCCTCGACGTGGTCGACGTCGCCACCGGCACCGCCGCCGGATACACCGGCAAGGACGTGACCGGCAAGGCCGTCAGGATCGTACGGGGAGCCGTCCCCCTCGACGAGAAGGTGCGCCGCGCGAAGACCAAGGGCGCGGCCGCCGTGCTGCTCGTCAACGACGACGCCGACGAGGGCCACATCCCGTACTACCTCGGCGAGAGCGCCGCCTACGTCCCCACCTTCTCCGTGAGCGCCGCCGACGGACCGGCCCTCACCGGACACGTCACCTTCACCACAGCGGGCACCTTCCGGCTCGGCGGCGAAGGCCTCGCCGACTTCAGCTCGCGCGGCCCGGTCTACGGCACCGGCGCCATCAAGCCCGAGATCACCGCCCCCGGCGTCAGCATCCTGTCCTCCGTGCCCGCCGACACCGTCACCCCCGGAAGCGACGACTACACGTACGCCTACGCCCGGCTCAGCGGCACCTCGATGGCCACCCCGTACGTCGCGGGCGTCGCCGCCCTGATGCTCCAGGACGACCCGGACCGCACCCCGGACGACATCAAGACGGCCCTCATGAACACCGCGCGCCCGCTCCCCGGCGACGTCAGCGTGTTCGAGGCGGGCGCCGGTGCCGTCGACGCCTACGACGCCGTGCACACCACGACCGCGCTCACCGTCCCGGCGACCACCCCGATCACCGAGGACGACGGCACGTTCGGCGAACTCGACCAGCGGACCGGCGCGTTGGACCTCGGGCTGCTGCCCGTGGGTGAGACCACGGATCTCCGGCGCCGTCTGCTTCTGACCAACAAGGCCGCGGCGCCTGCCCGTTACTCGGTCGACGTCGCTTTCACGCGCGGCTCCGGCTCCTCCGGCGACGCGCGGGCCGCCGGGATCCGCCTGACGCCCGACCGGGACACCGTGACCGTCGGCGCCCACGGGAAGGCCACCGTACGCACCGCCCTGCACGTCCCCGACGACGCTCCCGCCGCCTACTACGAGGGTGTCGTCACCCTGACCCCCGCCAAGGGCACGGCACTTCACGTGCTGCGCGTCCCCTTCGGACTGCGCGTCGGGAAGTCCGGGTTCGCCGAGATCGACATGACCAAGCCGGTCATGTCGACGGGCCGGGCCTCCGACGAAGGCTCCGTCGGCGGCGGCGCGGTCACCTTCGACCTGCGGATGGCCGGACAACTGCGCAGCGTCGACGTGTTCCTCGCCGACGCCGACGGCAAGGACCTCGGCTACATCGGCGGCGTCGGCACCGTCGGCCTGACCGAGGGCGTCCTGTACGGCCCGGCCACCGTAGGCGGCTGGTACCTGCCGTTCACCGGGCGCGACGACATGCCTCTCGACCCGCGCGGCCGCTGGGTCGAGGACGGCCACTACAAGCTGCGGATCGTCGGCACCGACGGCTTCGGCCACACCGACACCGCACTGCGCGACATCTACGTCGACGAGCACACCCCGTCGTACGAGGACGCCTACGGGGCGGCCGACCCCGCCCACCCCACGGTCGTCGAACGCCCCGCCGACGCCACGTCGTTCGCCGTCGCCGGCACCCTCAAGGACTCCGAGACCGACGCGATCCGCGCCGCGGGCCTCGACATCGGCCAGGACGACAACGTCCTCTACTACTCCCTCTACAGCCCCCTGGCCCCCAACGGCAGCACCCGGCCCGACGCACAGGGCAGGGTGAGCACCTCCATCGCCCTGCCCAAGGGGCCGCCCACCAACTACGTGAAGCTGTGGCCCACCGACGCCGCGGGCAACATCGGCGCCGTGCGGTCCATCAACCTGATCGCGGACGACAAGGCGTACGTCGTCGGGGACGCGAGCACGGCGCAGGCCCGCGCGGGCGACACGGTGACGTACACCCTGACCGCGCACGACCTGAAGCACTGGAAGAGCTTCTCGTCGCAGATCCGCTACGACGACCGCAACCTGGACGTCGTCGCCGTCGAACCCACCGCCGAACTCGCCGCCCACGACCCGTCCGCGATCCGCTCCACCGACGTGTCGGCCGGGTCCTCCTCGTCGACGACGCTCTCCTTCGACGTCGGTGACACCGACGGACTCACGGCGGACGCCATGCCGCTCGTCACCGTCACGTACAAGGTGAAGGAGGGGGTCTGGGCCGCCTCGGCGGGTCTCGGCACGGGCACCACCTCCGCCGTCGACACCGCCGGGGTGAAGGTGCCCCTGAACATCCAGTTCTACGGCGGCGTACGGAAGTTGAACGCCACCTCCTCCTTCAGCGCGCGCCCCGCCGCGCAGGCCCTGCTGACCAAGGGCTCGGCCTTCGACACGGCCCGCGACTACAGCGCCGACGGCATCGAGGCGAGCCTCACCGCTCCGGACGGCACCCGGCACACGCTGACCGCCGACACGGCGGCCCGGATGGGGGCCGATTCCCTCGCACCGTCCGGGAAGCCGTACCGCTTCACCGTCAAGGTCCCCGGCCACTTCACCTGGAGCGAGGACATCGACCTGGCGGCCCACGTCGACGGCGGCCTCGCGGGCACCGTCGCCCACTCCGAGGCCGCGCTGGTCGCCGGAGACGTCAACGGCGACGACGTCATCGACGTACGGGACGCGGCCCTCGTCCATGCCGCGCGCGGCACCGCGGACCGGGCCGCCGACATCGACCACAACGGCACCGTCGACGCCCGTGACCTGGCCTGGGTCGTGGAGAACTACCTCCGGCAGAACTCCATGACGGACCAAGTGACCGCGCCGGTGCGGAAGGTGCACGGAAAGTCCCTCGCGGACTACGTGCGGCTGATGTGA
- a CDS encoding S8 family serine peptidase produces MHPRPAATAAALAAVAAFLPATAVHATAAADRAPASARAPITTAGVPLPTGDTVTVERRGDTVRSATVTPAPGRSGQSFSITTLPSGHVSVVPADAEPLLAAGRIDPRLFDVQELLDAGYGTKGRAAKRTVAMLVQHGKGAAAGREARNAAGDAAHPGRTLSRLGVTALSPGSRADAATTWRHLTATGHGRTLAGGVRKVWLDAGMRVALDKSVPQINAPQAWRDGYTGKGVTVAVLDTGYDSDHPDLAGRVSVSADFTGAGSAEDDNGHGTHVASTIAGVDSTYRGVAPDASLAVGKVCDSSGNCKTSAVLAGIDWAVNTVHAKVVSMSLGGPADETDPAIAVINELSKSTGTLFVVAAGNDGESGTATVGAPAIADSALAVGAVDSDDALAAFSSRGPRPSDNAVKPDITAPGVSIVAAKLGGGHTAKSGTSMATPHVSGAAALLAQAHPDWSGEQLKTALMTSADPTAGLSPYQQGTGRVDAGRAVEQKVLASPPNLTTTAGWADTAGKDTEHTVTFTNTGDEETTLDLAIGTPLSPKAQPGNAAQFSVDRDSVTVPAHGTATAQVTARASLLPHGPWSAILTASHAGTPVTRTVLGVNSPLPTHQVTVRAIQRDGAAATGTALLVNRWTGDRYPVRLTGGTGTASVPEAQYWIGMTISSGAGTERTTTMAAATVTPLADTSVDLDARDGVPVGADVHDDRAAATAVQAALAVPAGEGVYTMSAVTTGANAGRSLYAVPFDAQGTNDATYRTFAVLAAEGASSSAPSPFFYHVARTWTGGVPSDPSVSVRRADLTDVRVGFHAQGAPAAGTAGAAPDHASLLPVFIDQSVRFPTTVHDYRTTGDWLDRVTIAGRQSLATASRAFGPKALDRLDFAAAVIGPALPSAPLRRTGNTMAWTGSSWFVDGDGSRGGTDWGATGTLALTADGAPVSSWNAVGSGKTLTVPAGSRRYTLSADLTRAQSYAALSTRVRSVWGFDSAADDGSGTVLPLMAVRLTPRDLDASGSAAPGATTRVDLAVRRAPGAAEATVGRTRLDVSWDDGATWTSVTVKADATGPGEHADLTPPAGASFATLRAEVSASDGSTVTQTITRAFGVAPSTSTTP; encoded by the coding sequence GTGCATCCGAGACCCGCCGCAACCGCGGCCGCCCTCGCGGCCGTCGCCGCGTTCCTGCCCGCCACCGCCGTCCACGCGACGGCCGCCGCCGACCGGGCCCCCGCGTCGGCCCGCGCCCCGATCACGACGGCCGGTGTGCCGCTGCCCACCGGTGACACGGTGACGGTGGAGCGGCGTGGCGACACCGTCCGTTCCGCCACCGTCACCCCCGCGCCGGGCCGTTCGGGCCAGAGCTTCAGCATCACCACGCTGCCCTCCGGGCATGTCAGCGTCGTCCCCGCCGACGCCGAACCGCTCCTCGCCGCGGGCCGGATCGACCCGCGCCTGTTCGACGTCCAGGAGTTGCTGGACGCCGGGTACGGCACGAAGGGGCGCGCCGCGAAGCGCACCGTCGCCATGCTCGTGCAGCACGGCAAGGGCGCCGCCGCCGGACGCGAGGCCCGCAACGCCGCCGGTGACGCCGCGCACCCGGGGCGCACCCTGTCCCGGCTCGGCGTGACCGCCCTCTCGCCCGGCAGCCGCGCCGACGCCGCCACCACCTGGCGGCACCTCACCGCGACCGGCCACGGCCGCACCCTCGCGGGCGGCGTCCGGAAGGTGTGGCTCGACGCCGGCATGCGTGTGGCGCTGGACAAGAGCGTGCCGCAGATCAACGCCCCGCAGGCGTGGCGGGACGGCTACACCGGCAAGGGCGTCACCGTCGCCGTCCTCGACACCGGCTACGACTCCGACCACCCGGACCTGGCGGGCCGCGTCAGCGTCTCGGCGGACTTCACCGGAGCCGGCAGCGCGGAGGACGACAACGGCCACGGCACGCACGTGGCCTCCACCATCGCGGGCGTCGACAGCACGTACCGCGGTGTCGCGCCCGACGCGTCACTGGCCGTCGGCAAGGTCTGCGACAGCAGCGGCAACTGCAAGACGTCCGCCGTCCTCGCGGGCATCGACTGGGCCGTGAACACCGTGCACGCCAAGGTCGTCAGCATGAGCCTCGGCGGTCCCGCCGACGAGACGGACCCGGCGATCGCCGTCATCAACGAGCTGTCGAAGAGCACAGGGACACTGTTCGTCGTCGCGGCCGGCAACGACGGCGAGTCGGGTACCGCCACCGTCGGCGCCCCGGCCATCGCGGACTCCGCCCTCGCCGTCGGCGCGGTCGACTCCGACGACGCGCTGGCCGCCTTCTCCAGCCGTGGTCCCCGCCCCTCCGACAACGCCGTCAAGCCCGACATCACCGCCCCCGGCGTGAGCATCGTCGCGGCGAAGCTGGGCGGCGGCCACACCGCCAAGAGCGGTACGTCGATGGCGACTCCGCATGTGTCCGGTGCCGCGGCGCTGCTCGCGCAGGCGCACCCCGACTGGAGCGGCGAACAGCTGAAGACGGCGCTGATGACCAGCGCCGACCCGACCGCGGGTCTCTCCCCGTACCAGCAGGGAACGGGCCGGGTCGACGCGGGCCGTGCCGTGGAGCAGAAGGTCCTCGCCTCTCCGCCCAACCTGACGACGACCGCGGGCTGGGCGGACACGGCGGGCAAGGACACCGAGCACACCGTCACCTTCACCAACACCGGTGACGAGGAGACGACGCTCGACCTGGCGATCGGCACGCCGCTGTCGCCGAAGGCCCAGCCGGGCAACGCCGCGCAGTTCTCGGTCGACCGGGACTCCGTCACCGTGCCCGCGCACGGCACCGCGACCGCGCAGGTCACCGCCCGCGCCTCGCTGCTGCCGCACGGCCCCTGGTCCGCGATCCTCACCGCCTCGCACGCCGGAACCCCGGTGACCCGTACCGTCCTCGGCGTCAACAGCCCGCTCCCCACGCACCAGGTGACGGTCCGCGCGATCCAGCGCGACGGCGCCGCCGCCACCGGCACCGCGCTGCTGGTGAACCGCTGGACCGGCGACCGCTACCCGGTGCGCCTGACCGGGGGCACCGGCACGGCGTCCGTGCCCGAGGCGCAGTACTGGATCGGCATGACCATCTCCTCCGGTGCCGGCACCGAGCGGACCACCACGATGGCCGCCGCGACCGTGACGCCGCTGGCGGACACCTCGGTCGACCTGGACGCGCGCGACGGCGTCCCGGTCGGCGCCGACGTCCACGACGACAGGGCCGCGGCCACGGCCGTGCAGGCGGCACTCGCCGTCCCTGCCGGCGAGGGCGTCTACACGATGAGCGCGGTGACGACCGGTGCGAACGCGGGCCGCTCGCTCTACGCGGTCCCGTTCGACGCACAGGGCACAAACGACGCCACGTACCGGACGTTCGCCGTGCTCGCGGCCGAGGGCGCCTCGTCGTCCGCGCCGAGCCCATTCTTCTACCACGTGGCCCGGACCTGGACCGGCGGCGTCCCCTCCGACCCGTCCGTCTCGGTGCGCCGCGCGGACCTGACGGACGTGCGCGTCGGTTTCCACGCCCAGGGCGCGCCCGCGGCGGGCACCGCCGGGGCCGCGCCGGACCACGCGTCGCTGCTGCCGGTCTTCATCGACCAGTCGGTCCGCTTCCCGACGACCGTCCACGACTACCGCACGACCGGCGACTGGCTCGACCGGGTCACGATCGCCGGGCGTCAGTCGCTCGCCACCGCGTCGCGGGCGTTCGGCCCGAAGGCGCTCGACCGTCTCGACTTCGCCGCCGCGGTGATCGGCCCGGCCCTGCCGTCCGCGCCCCTGCGCCGCACGGGCAACACGATGGCGTGGACCGGGAGTTCGTGGTTCGTCGACGGTGACGGCAGCCGCGGCGGCACCGACTGGGGCGCCACCGGCACCCTCGCCCTCACCGCCGACGGCGCGCCGGTGAGTTCGTGGAACGCGGTCGGCTCCGGCAAGACGCTGACCGTCCCCGCAGGCAGCCGCCGCTACACGCTCAGCGCCGACCTCACCCGCGCCCAGTCCTACGCCGCGCTGTCCACCCGGGTGCGGTCGGTGTGGGGCTTCGACTCCGCCGCGGACGACGGCTCGGGCACGGTCCTGCCGCTCATGGCCGTCCGGCTGACCCCGCGCGACCTGGACGCGTCCGGTTCCGCGGCACCGGGTGCGACGACCCGCGTCGACCTCGCGGTGCGGCGGGCGCCCGGCGCCGCCGAGGCCACCGTCGGCCGCACCCGGCTCGACGTCAGCTGGGACGACGGCGCGACCTGGACGTCCGTCACCGTCAAGGCCGACGCCACGGGACCCGGTGAGCACGCCGACCTGACCCCGCCGGCCGGCGCGTCCTTCGCCACGCTGCGCGCCGAGGTCTCGGCGAGCGACGGCAGCACGGTGACGCAGACGATCACCCGCGCCTTCGGTGTCGCGCCGAGCACCTCGACCACGCCATGA